From the Daucus carota subsp. sativus chromosome 8, DH1 v3.0, whole genome shotgun sequence genome, one window contains:
- the LOC108197110 gene encoding uncharacterized protein LOC108197110 encodes MLSRLQEASQYVARAKKKEKEKSASFSDEVGIGSSSDRFGYQDYQNSRFCNENSSTDCYDELRKVIRESLGRQNLLSNGSINAKAYSDRRETEFSTDLPSSNSSRTSTSYSHDSASVSSNSSNMSEDRPKASNLVAKLMGLEEISSMPVQSESRKQVERDKNLNPKGLIFDIDRPIQRKPGIAAQNGDRGCMTLEEIIQNMQFKGLLDRNQFQIYDSSESEDQLRNHAPPVVLMKPVHAGDGANDFFSRKCIPGEGDVDSGKRRSMLKTKEGSTSRILEHKIPETNVAKPTRKAIRRSADNKVKLTNSVSPRLQKDPIDKKVDKVPKSTSRRKPVEKENVKSTGLLKNREQPKSVSRSHEHLSSPAMKLRKSETGPSIHERKLTTQQNSTKSKLINKALASNDPSIVHKGKEAHTDQRKKADPNVKDTTATPQLRAEEEFDDPEVLIKDIYVDSPSHTTKHEYDSSCPKEHDASETTFHDTKTTSITILPRSFSFLTRVEDLFDNIDTYQPMALQILTGLHCRDGTNSNLLMDCANELLETKSQRTIPCIHPLIQRPSKNPSFCISADHLMQEVRSGMESLMSYKNHAGEMVSTSAVSALLQRDLWCLGRKVEAWDVGWRNGFTGDEVQTVLWDLDELILSELVAEVLAEICS; translated from the exons ATGCTTAGCAGGTTGCAAGAAGCTTCACAATACGTGGCACGAGCGAAgaaaaaggaaaaggaaaagtcTGCAAGTTTCTCTGATGAAGTTGGGATTGGAAGTAGTTCTGATAGATTTGGATATCAGGATTACCAAAATTCAAGATTTTGTAATGAAAACTCTTCGACTGACTGTTATGATGAGCTTCGGAAAGTTATCAGGGAGAGTCTTGGTAGGCAAAATTTGTTATCAAACGGATCAATCAATGCTAAGGCTTATTCTGACAGAAGGGAAACAGAATTCTCTACTGACTTGCCTTCTAGTAATTCAAGCAGAACGTCGACAAGTTATTCCCATGACTCGGCCTCTGTCAGTTCTAATTCGTCAAATATGTCAGAAGATAGGCCAAAAGCCTCCAATCTAGTCGCAAAGCTTATGGGATTGGAGGAAATATCTTCAATGCCAGTGCAGTCTGAGTCTAGGAAACAGGTGGAGAGAGACAAGAATCTGAACCCGAAGGGCTTGATCTTTGATATTGATAGGCCAATACAAAGGAAGCCTGGGATTGCTGCTCAGAATGGAGATAGGGGATGTATGACACTGGAGGAGATAATCCAGAATATGCAGTTCAAAGGACTTTTGGACAGAAATCAATTTCAAATCTATGATTCTTCCGAGTCTGAAGACCAATTAAGAAATCACGCCCCACCTGTCGTGTTAATGAAACCTGTTCATGCAGGTGATGGTGCCAATGATTTCTTCTCGCGTAAGTGTATCCCAGGAGAGGGAGATGTGGACTCTGGAAAGAGGCGGAGCATGTTGAAAACAAAAGAAGGGAGTACATCCAGAATTTTGGAACATAAGATACCTGAGACTAATGTAGCTAAGCCCACTAGAAAGGCAATACGGAGGTCTGCGGATAACAAGGTGAAACTGACTAATTCAGTTAGTCCCAGATTGCAGAAGGATCCGATTGACAAGAAAGTCGACAAGGTTCCAAAAAGTACAAGTAGAAGGAAGCCAGTAGAAAAGGAAAATGTGAAATCTACAGGTCTTCTGAAAAATCGTGAGCAACCTAAAAGTGTTTCGAGAAGTCATGAGCATCTGAGTTCACCTGCAATGAAACTGAGAAAGTCTGAAACTGGACCAAGCATCCATGAAAGGAAACTTACCACGCAGCAGAACAGCACCAAGTCAAAACTCATAAATAAGGCATTGGCAAGTAAT GATCCAAGTATTGTACACAAGGGTAAAGAGGCACACACTGACCAAAGAAAGAAAGCTGATCCGAATGTCAAGGACACTACAGCAACTCCACAACTCCGGGCTGAGGAAGAGTTCGATGATCCTGAGGTTCTCATTAAAG ATATCTACGTCGACAGCCCTAGTCACACAACCAAACATGAATATGATAGCAGTTGTCCAAAAGAACATGATGCATCTGAAACTACTTTTCACGACACAAAAACCACGTCAATTACCATACTTCCAAGAAGCTTTTCATTCCTCACTCGCGTAGAGGACTTGTTCGACAACATTGACACATACCAACCAATGGCCTTACAAATACTAACCGGATTGCATTGTCGCGATGGTACTAATTCCAACCTCTTGATGGACTGTGCCAATGAACTACTGGAGACCAAAAGCCAGAGAACCATACCATGCATTCATCCATTAATACAAAGGCCCTCGAAAAATCCAAGTTTCTGCATCTCAGCTGATCACCTAATGCAGGAAGTTCGCAGTGGGATGGAGAGCCTGATGAGCTACAAAAATCACGCAGGGGAGATGGTATCGACAAGTGCAGTTTCTGCATTGCTGCAGAGAGATCTTTGGTGCCTTGGAAGAAAAGTGGAGGCGTGGGATGTGGGCTGGAGGAATGGATTCACAGGAGATGAAGTTCAAACAGTGTTATGGGACCTGGATGAGCTGATATTAAGTGAATTAGTTGCAGAGGTTCTTGCAGAAATATGTTCTTGA
- the LOC108197112 gene encoding protein LIKE COV 1 gives MGDDRLSSIMMARGDNRDRELLIPVAHSPPSTSSGDDDESSKPSSPTVASSHLSGRETFYKVVRSWASKKFMTGCVIMLPIAITFYITWWFIHFVDGFFSPIYAQLGIDIFGLGFMTSITFIFFVGVFMSSWLGASVLGLGEWFIKRMPFVRHIYNASKQISAAISPDQNSQAFKEVAIIKHPRLGEYAFGFITSSVLLQTYSGEEELCCVYVPTNHLYIGDIFMVNVNDVIRPNLSVREGIEIVVSGGMSMPQILTTLELRTGIDRSRMD, from the exons ATGGGAGATGACAGATTGAGTTCGATAATGATGGCGAGAGGTGATAATAGAGATCGAGAACTTCTCATTCCGGTAGCTCACTCGCCGCCGTCAACCTCCTCCGGTGACGATGACGAGTCTTCGAAGCCTTCTTCTCCCACTGTTGCTTCATCTCATCTCTCCGGCCGCGAG ACATTTTACAAAGTCGTTAGGAGTTGGGCATCAAAAAAGTTCATGACTGGATG TGTCATCATGTTGCCGATAGCTATCACTTTCTATATCACATGGTGGTTTATTCATTTCGTTGATGGGTTTTTCTCTCCTATATATGCTCAGCTGGGAATTGATATATTTG GTCTCGGCTTTATGACATCTATCACTTTCATTTTCTTTGTTGGAGTGTTCATGTCATCATGGTTGGGGGCATCTGTTTTAGGTCTTGGAGAATGGTTTATCAAGCGTATGCCATTTGTTCGTCACATTTACAATGCTTCCAAGCAAATTAGTGCTGCAATATCTCCAG ATCAGAACTCACAAGCATTCAAAGAAGTGGCCATCATAAAGCATCCACGTCTTGGTGAATATGCTTTTGGCTTCATCACATCATCTGTTCTTCTCCAG ACTTATTCGGGAGAGGAGGAGCTATGCTGTGTATATGTCCCTACCAATCATCTCTATATTGGTGATATATTTATGGTCAATGTCAACGATGTTATAAGACCAAATTTATCAGTTCGGGAAGGGATTG AGATTGTGGTGTCCGGTGGAATGTCAATGCCCCAGATTCTAACAACATTGGAGTTGAGGACCGGTATTGATAGAAGCCGAATGGACTGA